A section of the Verrucomicrobium sp. GAS474 genome encodes:
- a CDS encoding pyridoxal phosphate-dependent aminotransferase, whose protein sequence is METASRLQKLTPSLTLAIDSKAKALKAEGVDVINFGAGEPDFDTPDHIKAAAMGSLDAGFTKYTPSSGIPELRAAIAEKLKADNGLDYKPSQIIVNNGAKHSCFNAILAAIEPEDEVIIPAPYWLSYPEMVKIAGGVPIIVPTKAENGYKITPEEFEAAMSPKTRMIIINSPGNPTGSIYTKEELEALAEIAVSEEILILSDEIYEKLIFDGQKHFSIATISKEVYNLTFTVNGFSKPYAMTGWRLGYVAAPEWAAKAIDSLQSQTTSNPCSFAQKGALAAYKGPQDCVTQMVAEYDARRALVIGLVEKIEKLTYVRPQGAFYILLNVAKTGLTSTQFAEKLLDKQNVAVVPGIAFGDDEVVRLSYATSRENIEKGLKRIGEFVAGL, encoded by the coding sequence ATGGAAACTGCCTCCCGTCTTCAAAAGCTGACCCCCTCTCTCACCCTTGCCATCGACAGCAAGGCGAAGGCCCTCAAGGCCGAAGGGGTCGACGTCATCAACTTCGGAGCGGGGGAACCCGACTTTGACACCCCCGACCACATCAAGGCGGCCGCCATGGGCTCCCTCGACGCGGGCTTCACGAAGTACACGCCCTCCTCGGGCATCCCCGAGCTCCGCGCCGCGATCGCCGAGAAGCTGAAGGCCGACAACGGCCTCGACTACAAGCCTTCCCAGATCATCGTGAACAACGGCGCGAAGCACTCCTGCTTCAACGCCATCCTCGCCGCCATCGAGCCCGAGGACGAGGTCATCATCCCCGCCCCCTACTGGCTCAGCTATCCCGAGATGGTGAAGATCGCCGGCGGCGTCCCGATCATCGTCCCGACGAAGGCCGAGAACGGCTACAAGATCACCCCCGAGGAATTCGAGGCCGCGATGTCGCCGAAGACCCGGATGATCATCATCAACAGCCCCGGCAACCCCACCGGCTCCATCTACACGAAGGAAGAGCTCGAGGCCCTCGCCGAGATCGCCGTCTCCGAGGAAATCCTCATCCTCTCCGACGAGATCTACGAGAAGCTCATCTTCGACGGGCAGAAGCACTTCAGCATCGCGACGATCAGCAAGGAAGTCTATAACCTCACCTTCACCGTCAACGGCTTCAGCAAGCCCTACGCGATGACCGGCTGGCGTCTCGGCTACGTCGCCGCCCCGGAGTGGGCCGCGAAGGCGATCGACTCCCTCCAGAGCCAGACCACCTCGAACCCCTGCTCCTTCGCCCAGAAGGGCGCCCTCGCCGCCTACAAGGGGCCGCAGGATTGCGTCACCCAGATGGTCGCCGAGTATGACGCCCGCCGCGCCCTCGTCATCGGCCTCGTCGAGAAGATCGAGAAGCTCACCTACGTCCGCCCCCAGGGTGCCTTCTACATCCTCCTGAACGTCGCCAAGACCGGCCTCACCTCGACCCAGTTCGCCGAGAAGCTCCTCGACAAGCAGAACGTCGCCGTCGTCCCCGGCATCGCCTTCGGCGATGACGAGGTCGTCCGCCTCTCCTATGCGACGAGCCGCGAGAACATCGAAAAGGGCCTGAAGCGGATCGGCGAATTCGTCGCCGGCCTCTAG